Part of the Equus przewalskii isolate Varuska chromosome 27, EquPr2, whole genome shotgun sequence genome is shown below.
tcagattttgaaaatatgctaaaCAGTTTCTTAAAACCCTTTTCAGGATATATAAATTATCTTATAAGTGGTTAGTAAGTAATACTCTTCCATTTTTCAAAATGCCTTCAATGACAAGAAACATGATGAAACAATAAGTTAGATTTTTAAGGAGCTATGGTGGTAAGAATTCCCTTCCCCTGTTTGTAAGGCTAACCTCAGAGTTACTCAGACCACGGTCAGTCCTCAGATCTGACTTACAAATGTTCCAGCTGTGAAAATTGTCCTGCCCTCAAGAGAACTCCTGTTTCTTCATCAGTTGGACAAATTATGCCCTGGGAATAACCTCACTTCAGGGATCGTTTTGATGGCAGGGCCATCTTCCTTGGAATTGTCCATTTTGTGGGGTCTCCTAGCTCCAAGGACCTCAGAGTCAGAGTTTTTGCAGTAACTGCTGTCCTGGAGATGAGACAGTGACACATTTATCACTGCTGGTTAGAACTGAGTCTAAAAGGCTCTGTCTGTTGTAGGATCTAAATATTAGGGGTTGGAAGGTTAGACGAGGGAAGGACAGTAAAGTCAGAACCCAACAAAGTAGTAGGCTCCCCGATGCAGAAAGTAGACCAGAAATTTTAATGCCATTTTTATATCTGTCTCACTGAGGCACTAGACCTTGCTCTTTTCCAGTGGAAAATGTGGCACCCCCTGATCATACCCAAAACCTAATAAACTTCTCTTCCCCTTTTATACTTGCCACTGTCCATTCTGGTCTTCTTAGCAAATGGCATCAGATCATTTATCACAACCTCAAAATACCTTTCTAAACTATCTCTCTAAAACGTCAGCCCTTACTCTATTTCCCATTAAGCTCTTTTATTCCCTGCATAGCAATTAACTGTCTGAATTTATCTTAattgttctttactttttttttttatcttcatctTCTGCAATAGAAACACTCTGAGAGCGGGAAAGATATCTATAATTTTCCTACTGTGTCTTCAATGTCTAGCATGGTTCCTTTTCaacaatattcaaaaatatttgttaattaagtGACTTAAATCAATTTCCATAACCTCAACATACACAAACAAATCTATTTGCACTTCCATCAAATGCAGATGCTATGACAGAATATTACTCTTCTAACTTATCCTTTTCTTAGGTTTTTATTACTCATGTGCTTAACATGTGAGTCTGCTTCTAATATCTCATTAACCCtggaatttctctttcattccagTAATTCTTTAGGAACTCAGCCAACTCTCCTCTCCCTCATATTTTTGTCATAACCTCCTGAATAGGTGTCAATCCtcccccttttttcccctccagctccattctagaaacatacaatttcCACAACACAGTTCTGAAATACTCTGTGACTCATGGTTGGGTAGGTGAGTGTCTGAGCATGTGGAACACAAGAAAGAGGTGAAGAACACATTATTTACGATATCAGTATAAGAGTAAATGTCTGTATTTTATCAAGGAAAAACCCAAGTTCAGGCAACCTATTTTTAGTCCAATTTTCAAAAGAGGCCATAAGATCTCAACCAGGAGTAATTCACAAACAAGTACACAGAGAATTGTTACAAACAAAGATCTGTTTTTATTAAGAATAGATGACTTGCCACACTGTAGGATGTTGGAACCATCAAGACAGACATAACAGAGATCACAGACTAAAGGATAAAGGctaatatttggaaaatagtCAGATGATACATCAGAGCCTGGGACCACAATGATGGAATTATAAAAATGGGTAGTTGGACATCAAAGCCCCCAGCAAGCATGTAATTTCCTGGATATAGAAGTCAGGGGTGCAGATCCCTGTATCAACCTATCTTTAGACATGTCATTTTAGAAGTAAAGGAGGCTTGGATAGTGATGTTCTAGCAGCAAGAAGAATAACATCTTCTATAGCAAAGTGGCCTGTAGCCACAGTAGCCAGAGCCAGAGCTGTATCCACAGCCATAGCTGGAGCCATAACCACAGCCATATCCAGTTCCATAACTGCAGCCATAATGGGGGCTATATCCACAGCCATATCCGCAGCCATATCTGGTTCCATAACCACAGCCATAGAGGGGGCTGTATCCATAACCATAGCCGGTCCCATAACTGCAGCCATAATGGGGGCCAAACCCACAGCCATAGCCATATCTGCAGCCATAGCCACAGGAGTTGCCATAGTAGTTGCAACACATGTTGTCAGGAGAAGAGAATTCGGTTGGGTTGCAAGAGGAGGTTTCTGAAGTGTGTGTGTCTTCTACTTCTCCTGGCCCTTTATATACTGTCAGTAATTGGCAGAGCATACCATTCATCCCTGACTTAGCCACAAAATATGTAAACAACTTGTATGTGCCAGTTGCTGTTGACAATCATTAACAATGGTTTGCTTAAAATGAGCTCATTATTTTAGAGTCTCCAGTTTCAATTAAAGAGCATCATTTACATTTACTCTGCCAAAGAATTGTCTCAATAGAATCATGTGCCCAAATGTAAAACTGATACCCATTTTCAAACCCTTCTATTATTAAATAGCTACCTCACACAACTATGTTGTGGGGAGTTATAGGAAAATTTTGTCCTTTTGGTCGCTACTCTTTCCTAAAATGTCTGCCTTGGCCCATAGGGAAAGAAATACTCCCATCTCCTTTCTTGAAGCATTGCAACATCTTGCCAGGCTTCTCAAACTCAGATACCTACTGTCAGATATCTACTAGTTTCTTGTAGCAGAAAACAAGGATGATGCTAACTCTCTAAGGCACAGAACAGCCCCCAACAACCAAGAAACATCTAGGCCAAAGTATCATGGCACTGAGATCAGAAATCTTGGCTTATAGCTCTGCCTCTATAAATAAGCTCTTCTACCTGTAGGTGTCTCAATCCAAACATGCCCTTTCCTCTCATTCTATCCCAAACATCTGAACTTTCCATCACCAAATGTGCAAAgagagtgttttttgtttgtttgtctggggGAATTCTTTTTGCTCATCTTGCTTCTCTAGGTTTTACTTAAATCACCATTTTCAGAATCCAGTGGACTCCAAAACTAAATATTGCTTATGTAAAAACTATGAAATCCAACTTAGAAGCGAGTAGGAACTCAGGAAGATCATTCTTTCTACTGGATACTGGAATTTCacaacaaatgaatgagtggtgATCCACTACTTTATTAAGTACCTTCAACAGGCATTTTCACAAAACCGCTGATTTCGTTTTCTGAGAAATTTCATTATTACACATTTTTCCTTCATTAAGGaatcttcctatttctttataTTGATCACAGGTCTAATCTGATCACTGTGTGATGTTTCATTACTAATAGTAAATATTAAGAAAGTACATCCCCATaccaacttttcttttcctttattttgtctccttttctgtcATCCTTGAAAGTCAAAACTATAAATTCTGTTTCACAAATTCCCTGGCATACACACTTTACTTTTTAATACTACTTTCAACACCCACTTTTAGGCCACAATACTCCTGGATTGTTGAAAAACTATTCTATcttgatttcattatttctactatttttccATTCAGATCTCTGGATACTGCTCCATAATGGTGGCAGTGTGTCTATTTTCTGCAGCCCTGAATAACCTGTTCTGAGttcaatgcctggtacatagttgacCCTAGATCAATATTTCGCCAATAGAAAATGGTGCATAAAATCAAATACACATTCAGCTGTTGGTCTGCCACTTATGAGCTATAAGATATTTAGATATATTACTGCCATCTTCTCTTTTAactcaaactgaaactctcaaATGTTCTTTCTCTGAGAGAGTGACAAGATTTCAGACTTTGAGGAAGTTTTAAGTGTAAGTTTGTGAGGacccattttgagataattaagTTGTCTTAAGAAATGATAGACTCTTTACTGGATACGCAAATGATCTTACACATGCTAGTAAGTGATATTCTTCCATTTTGCAGAATGCtttacataataaaaaaacaattaaataataagTTAGATTTTTAAGGAGCTGTAAGCATTAGAATTCCCTTCCCCTGTTTGTAATACTAACCTCAGAGTTACTCAGAGCACACTCAGTCCTCAGATCTGACTTACAAATGTTCCAGCTGTGAAAACTGTCCTGCCCTTGAAACAACCCCTCTTTCTTCACCAGTTGGACAAATTATATCCTGGGAATAGCCTCACTCCAGGCTCGCCTTGATGGCAGGGACATCTTTCTTGGAATTGTCCATTTTGTGGGGTCTCCCAGCTCCAAGGACCTCAGAGTCAGAGTTTGTGCAGTGACCCCTGTCATAGAGATGAGACAGTGACACATTTATCACTGCTGGTTACAACTGAGTCTGAAAGGCTTTTTCTGTGGTACGATCTAAATGCTAGAGTTCTGGAagttcagaaaaggaaaggacacTAAAGTCAGAACCAAACAAAGTAGTAGGCTCTCCAACCCAGCAAATTGACTGTAATTTTTAATTCCATTCTTATGTCTTCCCTAGCCAAAGAGAGCCCCATTAAGGCACTAGACTTTGCTCTTTTCCACTGGAAAATGTGGCGACACCAGATTATACTTGAAACctaataaaattctcttttcactttACGCTCGCTACCATCCTCCCTAGTCTTCATCCAACTGGAATCAACTCGTTTGTCACAACCTCAAATTCCTCCCTGAACTATTTCTCTAATCCTTTAACCCTTTCTTTCTCATTAAGTTGTTTTATTCCCTCTGTGGAAGTTATCTGTCagaattcattttaattattctttactttttttttaacttcatccactagaatgtaaacacTCTGAGAGCAGGTCAGATATCTATAATTTTCCCACTGTGTCTTCGGTGTGAGGGATGGTTTCATgtcaaaaatatttgtcaattaaCAAGTTAAATCAACTTCCACAACCTCTATATATACAAATCTATTTGCACTTCCATCAAATGAAGATGAGGTGACAGAATATTATTCTTCtaacttattctttctttgtttttcttcctcatttgctTAACACTGAGTCTACTTCTAATTTCCAAATAACCCTGGAAGCAATCTTTTTCATTCCATTAATCCTTTAAGCTCAGAAGCCACATTATCTCTCTCTAGGACTTTTGCCTTGACCTCCTGAAGATGTGtcatcccttctcttcttttctgttgtGCTTCGTCTAGACACAATGCGATTTCTAAAGCACAATTCTGCAATACTGTGTGAGTGTTCTTGGGTAAGAGGATGTCTGAGCATGTGGAATATGAGGATTAGGTAAAGAAGATACCATTTATCATGCAGGTATAAGAAGAAATGCTTGTACTATGCCAAAGTAAAATCCCAATTCAGGCAAGCTATTTTTAGCCAAATTTCCAGAGAAGCCATATCATTTCAAAAAAGGAGTTATTGACAAGCAAGCACACAGAGATTTCTTAGAAAGAAAGAACCACTTTTATTGAGAATAAGTGATTTGGCCCATTGTGGGGTATTAGGATCATCAACATAGTCACATCAGAGAATCAGAGACTAAGGAAGTAATGCTAATGTTTGGAAAATAGATGATACCTCAGAACTTCAGACCACAATACTATTCTAAATATGGATAGTTGGAGGTCAAAGCCTCTGTAAAGTTGTAATTTGGGGGTATAGAAATTGTGGGGTCCAGATTGTTGAATCAGCATTATCCTTAGATACACCATTTCAGGAACAAATGAGGCTTGGATAGAGATGTTCTAGCAGCAAGAAGAATAATATCTTCTGTAGAAAAATGGCCTGTGGCCACAGTAACCAGAACCAGAGCCATATCCACAGCCATAGCAGGAACCGTATCCATGGCCATATCTGGTTCCATAACCACAGCCATAATGGGGGCCATAGCCACAGCCATAGCCACAGTCAGACCCACAGCCATAATAGGGGCCAAACCCACAGCCATAGCCATATCTGCAGCCATAGCCACAGGAGTTGCCACAGTAGTTGCAACACATGTTGTCAGGAGAAGAGAATTCAGTTGGGTTGCAAGAGGAGGTTTCTGAAGTGTGTGTGTCTTCTACTTCTCCTGGCCCTTTATATACTGTCAGTAATTGGCAGAGCGTACCATTCATCCCTAACTTAGCCACAGAATATGTAAACAACTCGTATGTGCCAGTTGCTGTCGACAATCATTAACAATGGTTTGCTTAAAATGAGCTCATTATTTTGGAGACTCCAGTTTCATTTAAAGAGCATCGTTTACATTTACTCTGCCAAAGAATTGTCTCAACAGAATCATGTGCCTGAATGTAAAACTGATACCCATTTTCAAAACCTCCTATTATTAAATAGCTACCTTACACAACTACGTTTTGGAGGATTGCAGGaacattttgtcctttttgtcGCTACTCTTTCCTAAAATGTCTACCTCTGCCCATAGGGAAGGAAATGCTCCCATCTCCATTCTTGAGTCATTGCAACTTCTTTCCAGACTTGTCCCACTCAGATACCTACTGTCAGATACCTACTAGTTTCTTATGGTACAAAATAAGGAGGATACTAATTCTCTAGGGCACAGAACAGCCCCCAACAATCAAGAAACATCTTGACCATAGTGTCATGGCACTGTgatcagtttgtgagtgtctttaggtctgaagcaTGTTtattgtatgcagcatatatatgggtgtTGTTTTTTGATCCAATTGGCcgccctatgccttttgattggagcatttagtctattaacatttaaagtagctattgataaatatgtatttattgccattttgttactttctttttttctgggtgttctggtagctcttctctgttctttcctttttctcttgctctcttcctttgtgttttgatggttttctttactaatatgtttgatttctttggtcttacttatttgcttacttattataggtttctagtttgtgattaccatgaggatcctatataatattctatgtatagagcagtctatattgagtttATAGattctttagcttgacctctttctaaaagctctactttttcactcccctcctcccacctttgATGATtgtgaaatcatatctaatctcttgttttttgtgtgtctatccattaccctcttatcactgaaataggtGACTTTAGTTCTTtagtcttttaaccttcatattatcttcactggtggttgatctgctacctttactatattttttcctttgccagtgattttattgcctggttttttggggggttattttgagaatttttttatccgtatttgtggtcattgctttcccacttaaataagtcccttcagcatttcttgtaaactggtttcttggtgatagactcctttaacttttgcttgtctgggaagctctttatctctccttccgttctgaatgacaacctgatggatagagtattcttggctgtaggttttttccttctagcactttaaatacatcatgccattctcttcttgcctgtagggttttggctgagaagtctgctgatagccttatggactttcctttgtatgtcacttgttgcctttgtcttgctgcttttaggattctctctttatctttaattgtgaacattttaattataatgtgtcttggtgtgggcctctttgggctcaTCTTtcttggagctctctgtgcttcctgtacttggatgtctgtttccttccttaggttaggaaaattttcagctatcatttcttcaaatagattttccacccctttgtttctctcttctccttctgggacaccaataatatgaatgttagtgtacttgatattgtcccggagttcccttagactgttctcattctgtctaattcttttttcttttttctgttgagcctgggtgatttcctctagtcttttgtctagctcactgatccattattctgtatcctctactctgctattgagtccctttagtgaatttttcatttccagtgttgtattcttcatttctgattggttcttttttatattttccaattctttgtgatgagctcactgtgttcatccagtcttctcccaatatctgtgagcatccttatgagattttgtttgaactctttgtcaggtaggtcacttatttctgtttcatttagtcattttcctggagttttgtcctgttcccttccttggaatgtattcctttgtatcctcattatgcctctttctctgtgcttatttctatgtattagagGAGTTGGCTATGTcccctgatcttggagaagtggccttatgtaagagatgccttttgaggcccagcagtgtgatTTCCTCTTGCCACTAGTCCAAATGATCTGGatgtgacccctttgtgggctacttgtgtccttctgctgtggcagggttgttcccactgcaggtacccagggagtctagtctttctttctctgaccagctgtttgtaaatctggtttggggagccttaTCACCATTGGCTACAAGATCTAagagcacactcctgttgcatttttcctgttaattgggaggtacccagtgtagctggtgctaggctcaggggcttacagttgctataggtcTCAGGCCTACAAGACTGTTGTCAGTTctttaggagtgcagctgagtggggatggccctaggcatgggagcactcaattgtttcaggctttggaaggtggggcttaTCCTTTCTATGGTGATTTGTggagcacaggtcttctgccactgataagcctttGCCCCCataggaccacacacaccatcaacactgtcctggtccatgcacacttcccaaccccatGGTGTATACCCTGAtttcccactgcagaggcccccacctctccaccaatgccccccacagttcacctggtcctcacatagGCTCTGTCCCACAGAGGCAGGCACACTCACtagcctgtagaggatcaaggcacccagtcaatccaggccaacaagtagcctgaagGCTTGGTGTTGGGTGGAGCTTGTCCCTAGGGCATGCTGCCTGCCCTGACTAAACTAGATTAAATCTGCagtctagtgggtgtggcagacccctgggctaacaggccaagggaagaacttcAAAGGTGTCTTCCAGGGTCTGTGTCAACATGCCTGGACTAGGTGACAACAATGGCAAcgaccaatgtctcagtctcccgagaggtctctcctctcaccgagatgcatccagagcctaccaggtgagtctctttttaccaaaggactgtcagccttctttccGGTGATTTTAGGTTCTTGAGACGGGGGAGTTTGttcatgggccctttaagacttGGGTCTTTTAGGCTTTCAtcaaatagcttttctgggggtatccctgctgcagttaatagccagaaaAGTCAGATAGTAAGACcttcgtctcagttgtgctgagtctaaaggatgcttatagcagtatagGGGCCCCCGGTCAGGAAcacactcctccagggagggctgcatatcATAGcgtggctcccacctggctggctgagaaactccactgctcctgaagatggcttttttttcctctccagaaggaatttctgcctcctccaccttagtcaggactgtcccttgttgtgggggttctttttatccaattttcagttttctataaagggtaatttttccaaaaatacttgtAACCTCATTGTGCTTGTGgaaggagatgagttcagagtctgcctacaccaccatcttgacatgATCTACACACTCTACTTTTTAATACTACTACCAACATCCACTTTTAAGCCACAATACTCCTGGATTGTTGTAAAAGTATTTTAACTTTATTGtgttatttctaatacttttccaTTCAGGTCTCTGGATACTGCTCCATAATGGTGGCAGTGTGTCTATTTTGTGTATGCCTGAATAACCTGCTCTGAgttcagtgcctggtacataagtGACACTTGATCAATATTTGCCAATAAAAAATAGACGGATTAAATCAAATACAAGTTCAGCTGTTTGTGTGCCACTTATAAGCTATAAGATATTTAGATATATTACTGTCATCTTCTCTTTTCactcaaactgaaactctcaaATTTCCTTTCACTAAGAGTGTCACAACATTTCAGATTTTGAGGAAGTGTTAAGTGTAAGTGTGTGATGACCCTTTTCtagataaataaattatcttaatAAATGACAGACTCTTTACTGGATATCCAAATTATCTTACACGTGCATAGTGAATGatattctcccattttacagaatgcCTTCTATGACAAGAACCATATGAACAATAAGCTAGATTTCCAAGTAGCTGTAAGAATTAGAATTCCCTTCCCCTGTTTGTAAGGCTAACCTCAGAGTTACCCAGAGCACAGTCAGTCCTCAGATCTGACTTACGAATATTCCAGCTGTGGGCACTGTCCTGCCCTTGAAAGAACGCCTGTTTCTTCATCAGTTGGACAAATTATATCCTGGGAATAGCTTCACTCCAGGCTCACCTTGATGGCAGGGCCATCTTTCTTGGAATTGACCTTTTTATGGGGTCTCCTAGCTCCAAGGACCTCAGAGTCAGAGTCTGTGCAGTGACCCCTGTTATAGAGATGAGATAGTGACACATTTATCACTGCTGGTTACAACTTAGTCTGAAAGGCTTTTTCTGTGGTAGGATCTAAATGCTAGAGTTCTGGAagttcagaaaaggaaaggacacTAAAGTCAGAACCAACAAAATAGTAGGCTTTCCAAATCAGAAAATTGACTGGAATTTTAAATTCCATTCTTATGTCTTCCCCAGCCAAAGAGAGCCCCATTAAGGCACTAGATCTTGCTCTTTTCCACTGGAAAATGTGGCGACACCTGATCATACTTGAAACCTAACgaacttctcttttccttttacacTCTCTACTGTCCTCTCTAGTCTTCTTTGCAACTGGCATCAGCTCATTTGTCACAACCTCAAAATACCTCCCTGAACCCTCTCTCTAATACTTCAACCTTTACTCTCTTTTCATTAAACTGTCTTCTTCTCTTTGTGGCAATTATCTGTCTGAATTCATCTTAATTATACTTTGCtgctttttatggtttttttttcttttgaggaagattagccctcagctcactactgccaatctccctctttttgctgaggaagactggccctgagctaacatccatgcccatcttcctccgctctataagtgggatgcctactacagcatggcttttgccaagcagtgccatgtccgcacccgggatcagaaccagcaaaccccgggccacagagaagtgggacttgagaactcaaccactgggccaccaggccggaccctgtttttttttttaaagattggtacctgagttaacaacttttgccaatcttctttttttgttctgctttttctccccaaatcttcctagtacatagttgtatattttgttgtgtgtccttctagttgtgccatgtgagACACTGTTTCCATGTGGCctagtgagtggtgccatgtccgtgcccaggatctgaaccagtgaaacactgggcggcAGAAGCaaagcacctgaacttaaccacgccATTATGGCTCAGGCccttttactgtttttttgttttttttttttaacttcatctactagaatgtaagcactGCGAGCAGGAAAGATATCTATAATTTTCCTACTGTGTCTTCCATGTCAGGCATGATttcctttcaaattatttatcAATTAAGTGACTCAAATCAGTTTCCACAACCTCAATATACACATATCTATTTGCACTTCCAATAaatgcagatgacatgatagaatattattcatccaaCTTATTCTTTCCTTAAGCTTTTATTCCTCATGTGTTTAACACATGAGTCTGCTTTAATTTCTCAATAACCCTCGAAATAATGTTTTCCCTTCCATTAATCCTTTAAGCTTTCAGGCCACACCTTTCCTCTCTGGGACTTTTGACTTACCCTCTTGAGGATATGTCATTCCTTCTCGTCTTTTGCCTCCTACTGCATTCTAGACACAATGGGACTTCAGAGCAGAATTCTGCAATACTATATGAGTGTTCTTGGGTGAGTGAGGGTCTCAGCATGTAGAATATGAGGAATAGGCAAAGAAGACATCATTTATGATGCACTTATAAGAAGAAATGCTGGTGCTATATCAAAGAAAAACCCAAGTTCAGGCAAACTATTTTTAGACAAATTTCAAGAGAGGCCACAGCATTTCATGAAAGGAGGAATTGACAAACAAGAACAcggagatttcttaaaaacaaagaaccaTGTTTATTGAGAATAAGCGATTTGGCCCATTGTAGGATGTTAGGATCATCAACACAGTCATAACAGAGAACCCAGACTAAGGAAGTAATGctaatatttggaaaatagtCAGATGATACCTCAGGACCTCAGGCCACAATGATGCCATTCTGAAAATGGGTATTGGAGGTCAAAGCCTTTGTCAAGTTGTAATTTCTTGGGTATAGAAATCATGGGGTCCACATCCTTCAATCAGCATTATCCTTAGATACGCCATTTCAGGAGCAAATGAGGCTTGGATAGTGATGTTCTAGCAGCAAGAAGAGTAACATCTTCTATAGCAAAATGGCCTGTAGCCACAGTAGCCAGAGCCGTACCCACAGCCATAGCTGGAGCCATAACCACAGCCATATCCAGTTCCATAACTGCAGCCATAACGGGGGCTATATCCACAGCCATATCCGCAGCCATATCTGGTTCCATAACCACAGCCATAGAGGGGGCTGTATCCACAGCCATAGCCAGTCCCATAACTGCAGCCATAATGGGGGCCAAACCCACAGCCATAGCCATATGTGCAGCCATAGCCACAGGAGTTGCCATAGTAGTTGCAACACATGTTGTCAGGAGAAGAGAATTCAGGCGGGTTGCAAGAGGAGGTTTCTGAAGTGTGTGTCTTCTACTTCTCCTGGCCCTTTATATACTGTCAGTAATTGGCAGAGCATACCATTCATCCCTGACTTAGCCACAAAATATGTAAACAACTcatatgtgccagtcactgttgaCAATCGTTAACAATGGTTTgcttaaaatgaggtcattattTTGGAGTCACCACTTTCAATTCAAGAGCATCCTTTCCATTTACCCTGCCAAAGATTCTCTCAATAGAATCATGTGCCCAGATGTAAAACTGATACCGATTTTCAGAATCTCCTGTCATCAAATAGCTACCTTACACAACTACGTTTTGAGGGGTTGTAGgaaaattttgtcctttttgtcGCTACTCTTTCCTAAAATGTCTGCCTTGGCCCATAGGGAAGGAAATACTCCCATCTCCTTTCTTGAATCATTGCAACTTCTTGCCAGACTTGTCCCACTCACATACCTACTGTCAGATACCTACTAGTTCCTTGGGGTAGAAAACAAGGATGATGCTAATTCTCTAGGGCACAGAAGAGCCCCCCAACAACCTAGAAACATCTTGGCCAAAATGTGATGGCACTGAGATCAGAAATCTTGGTTTATGTCTCTGCCTCTATAAATAAGCTCTTCTACCCATAGGTGTCTTAATCCACACATGCCCTTTCCTCTCATTCTATCCCAAACCTCCAACCTTTCCATCACTAAATGTGCAgtca
Proteins encoded:
- the LOC103550563 gene encoding keratin-associated protein 21-1-like, producing MCCNYYGNSCGYGCRYGYGCGFGPHYGCSYGTGYGYGYSPLYGCGYGTRYGCGYGCGYSPHYGCSYGTGYGCGYGSSYGCGYSSGSGYCGYRPLCYRRCYSSCC
- the LOC139079975 gene encoding keratin-associated protein 21-1-like, giving the protein MCCNYCGNSCGYGCRYGYGCGFGPYYGCGSDCGYGCGYGPHYGCGYGTRYGHGYGSCYGCGYGSGSGYCGHRPFFYRRYYSSCC
- the LOC103550562 gene encoding keratin-associated protein 21-1-like; amino-acid sequence: MCCNYYGNSCGYGCTYGYGCGFGPHYGCSYGTGYGCGYSPLYGCGYGTRYGCGYGCGYSPRYGCSYGTGYGCGYGSSYGCGYGSGYCGYRPFCYRRCYSSCC